A stretch of Capsicum annuum cultivar UCD-10X-F1 unplaced genomic scaffold, UCD10Xv1.1 ctg995, whole genome shotgun sequence DNA encodes these proteins:
- the LOC107872022 gene encoding uncharacterized protein LOC107872022: MEDLTFAINREALAKYGVKQHKLATPYHPQTSWQVEVSNREVNAILAKTVNASQKDWSQKLDDALWAYRTAFKTPIGMSPFQLVYAKVCHLPIELEHKALWAFKRLNLNWKEAAEMRLGLKLFPGKLKSKWSGPFKVNQLHSSRVVELENGDGSTFKTQVIREEAKERKKKLAEIWCK; this comes from the exons atggaggatctcacttttgcaataAATCGAGAAGCCCTAGCAAAATATGGAGTGAAACAACACAAACtggctactccataccacccgCAAACCAGTtggcaagtggaggtgtcgaaTCGTGAAGTTAATGCCATCCTAGCTAAGACAGTTAATGCTAGCCAAAAAGACTGGTCCCAAaaacttgatgatgccttgtgggcgtACCGAACTGCttttaagacacccattggcatgtcaccatttcagctggtctatgCAAAAGTGTGTCATTTGCCAATAGAGCTGGAACACAAGGCTTTGTGGGCGTTCAAGaggttgaatttgaattggaaggaaGCAGCAGAGATGCGACTGGG GCTTAAATTATTCCCAggaaagctgaaatctaagtggtcaggtcCTTTTAAGGTAAATCAATTACACTCATCCAGAGTGGTGGAACTTGAAAATGGAGATGGCAGtacattcaag ACACAAGTGATCAGGGAGGAAGCCAAAGAAAGGaagaagaaattagctgaaatttGGTGCAAATGA